AAATACTGTATGCCATTGAAGGAAATTCTTGTCAAAGTCTCCTTTACTAAAATAGGTTGACAATAGATTAGTGTAGGTCTGATGaactttaaatgtattttgtagGTGGGTGGCAGAAGTCACACTATCTTCAAAATGATAGGCAAAATGAACTAATGTTATTATCTAACAAATATAAAGTCATTGGTTGAAGGAATTTAatacccaaaaaaaaaaaaaaaaaaaaaaaacccttccctAATGGCTTTACTAAAATATGACTTTAAGATAATGCCCTATGGGATTTATTAAACAGAAGTATCACTGAGGGGAATACATTCTAGAGCAATGACTAATATCGCAATTAGTGGGTGCATTTGTAAGAATTTACCCACTATTGAGTGTACTGCAAGACTTCTCAGCGTTAGGGAGTTAAGCTTTACTTCCTAACTGACATGAGCTCAGTTacagttgcttcttctttctCCTGTTGTTATTTCATCATCATGCTTACAGCACATATTCTCACAGAGCTTCCAGCCATTTTGCATCCTCCTCAAAGAATCAGAAACTTGCATAAagattctttttctcttaatctaCATAAGCTCTAACCTATTGCTCACTGAACTCCAGTTGTTCCTTAACACCTTTTCTTTAGGATGTCTAGCTGTATTTTAAAGAACATTAAATTGCTTGAAActttaaaacagtgaaataatCAAGTTTTAACGtatttccaaaaaacaaaaataaataaagttttaagttGCTCCTTAAAAAAGAGGAGAATTGCTTTTGaactaaaaagtataaaaataggcTGCTATTTGTGCTTGAGCAAGAACTTACATACATCATGGAAACATAAAGACATATATACATGTTTACACATGATTTTGCCAGAAggtttttactttttgtatttatttaaatataggcAGAGCCAATCTTCACTGCAATAAATGCATGTAAGTCTTTATTAATGTTAGaataagcaaatttttaaaaattacacctTTTTATGTGTGTAAACATATTTCTATTGCATTATATCACATCAGCTGCACTAACAGTGAAAAATTTGAAACCTGACAATAGTACTGAAGCATGATAaagtataaatattatatttttaaacagcatTAAATATTTATCTGAAGATTTTGAAGGTTTTTCCTCctaaaatgtgtatatttcttatttctttaatagggatatatttggaattattttaagaataattaatttactttaaaCCGATATATAAAAGCTGCTTCTATGCACTGTAAAAATAGTGTAtaatatgtacaagggtacttcaaaaagttcatggaaaaatagaagataatatgaatctttcgatgaactttgtgaagtacccacATATTATAGCATTAACTTTATGGAGAAAACTTTCTGGAAGATATATTTTTTGgcgtttttatttttttttgtgtgtgtggcttgaACCATATAGTAAAAGGttgtaatatttcaaaaaatgtaaattttttcttgACTAAACAATAAGTTCAGGTAGTTGAGATAAGAATTTTAGGGCATATTTTTCTATAATCTGTTATCTTTTCATGATTACACACAGCCTTAAATTACAGGAAGATGCCAACAATTAAATTCCAAAATCCTTGGTGGAGCCTTATACATGATATTTATTGAAAGTATAGAACTTACTCGCATAActcatgtaaaattaaaaattatcttgcacctacatttttaaaaagactgatgAATTATCCTCTCAGTGTAAGGATAATAAAGTATCACCTAACTggcattttggaaattttattgaaaactaAAAGCTAATGGCTAAAAAAGTCATTACTTTATGAAATATTATATcaactaatattaaaaataagattctCTGTTTTCTAGTTCatatagttaaaaaatatttttttatgtttttatttatcatgAAATAGAGAAATGCACACAGATTTACATTGGAGCTTAAATTTTCATAGATGCATATAAAACGAAGAATAAAAGTAACAGTATaatgagaataattatttttggattttttgcattttaaatcctTCTCCAAAGAAACCCCAAACAACGAATGgctgattatattttaaattaagtttatttactttatttgcaCTAGTTTTAATgcatgataaaagaaaaaaatacttactgACTGTATGTATACTCTTGTTAATCTAAAATAGGAATTACTCCTACTatcttttccaaatctttaagaaaaggaaagactgGATAAAACACCCCTGGAATCATGCAGTAAAAAGGGGATATTTCTTTCTTACTGTGCCCACTACAACCTCAATAAATAGAGATGTATATATAGTTTATGGAAACTGATGCATATAACTAATCAAATGGTGCCATCTTAGAATAAAAATCCCAGCTAAGTATTTCCtaaattaaaaatgatgaaagaaattgttTACACACTTTGTGTTtgttactgaaatcatttaactACTAGAGTATGAACTTTTAAAGATCATGATCTTGGGAACTCATCTGAATGAGTCCCTGTAGTCAACAACTTCTTGTATTAGAGAAATAACTAAAGGCAGACTGTGGATAACGCTGCTATTAAAGATAggtttttctctcatctttttattctgaaatattgCGTTTATTATTTACACTATGATATTTTAGCCCTCTACACCTCAatctcatttttatatatttgaattgGCTCTAAGGATTTACCATGTGCTTAATTCCCTTTTATTGAAAAGGCCATGCACATATATCAAAAGGATTTTATCTTCATGGCATGAAGGCTCTAAAGTCAACCCTAATGTGAACCTTTGGAAATTGATCTGTAAAACCGGGAGTAAGAAtgtgttcctttaaaaaatttatttcagtagATCTTATTCTGCTGGCCCAGTGTATCTTCTACTGTGAGAGCATATTAAAATGTCTTGTAGTGCTATAAAAAATGTGAAACACAGATGTTCAAACAAAACTGGAAATTCTCCAATCAGTGAGAtgtccccagcctcctcccctctTCTCAAGGAGGCCTTCATTGAAAACACCTGTGGAGAAGTCAGTCACCCTGAGACTTAACAACTAATTCTTGATAAGCCACAATTAGCAGTTATTCTTGAGAATTAGTAATGATCTCTCCTTGACTTTAAATTTCATATTAACACAGGAAATAATTCACACCGAAATTGCTCCTATGAAAGGTGCTCTTACAAATTTGTGTAACAATCGATTTGCCTCACCTACCACAAAATCTATGCTTCTATTCTTCAATATcagttttatagctttaaaatgaacaaaatatttcattataagtaTGTTGAATTTTGAGCATACTATTGTGGATAGTTCAGTCACTAATCTATTGTTTAAATACTTTATCGACTGACTTTAATTTGTCTGAGAAACTTGAAGAAAAcctgaaataaaatttcttctcaCAAACCACTGTTTCTACACTAGTTTACATGATTGTTCTGTATTCATGTTCAGTAAAAATACTTTTATGCTCAAGAAGAACCTACAGATGTTAACTTTAATATGTTAGACCCAGTGAAGTACACAAAATGCTTCGATACTTAAATTAATCTTAACTTTAGCTGTAATGTGAGCCTTATAAATCATGATGCTTCTAAATTTCATATCAACACACTGTACCagtgtatctcaacacaattatgaaattattttcattccaTCAATAGAAATACAAGGTGCATCTTCCACATAGCacagaaaattctggaaaataaagaTGAACCAGACTTAGCAGCTGTTAGTCCAAGCAAACTCTACAGATTAAAATTCTACCTTCAAAAATACACATGAGATTAATAGTGTGTTTCCATAGCAGGCTGTGCTACATGCATACACTAATAAATGCAACTAAAACAAGGTTATGGGATACCTGAATGCTTTAATTTAAGCATGTCACCTTATCACAATGTGTTTGTAGCACACtagtgtaaaaaaaataaaaaagagaaagtcacTATAGTTAATTTACTCTGTTCTCCATAATAAGCATTGAGATAAACCTaatatatttaagtaaattaaCATATTAGGAATTTACAAAGCATTCCTTAGAGGATTGcaaaaactcaacagaaaaaaaaaaagcctattttAATAGTTTATGCTGAGGATATTTCCAGGGCAGAAGCAATATGGGAAATTGAGCcactctgaaaaaaaatttcaaggacttaaaactaaaattaattttgtgtgtttatGGCATGGATTAAGATTCTAGAAGAAACGGAATGGCAATGTCCTTTGCTTTCTGCTAAAATTGGCCatgtgtgagagaaagaaagatttgcTTTGGCTTAAGTTTTCCTGCTAATGAGAGGAATCATTATTGTTCTCTTTAAGTAATGACCAGCTTCAATGATAGCATTGTGTAAATATAGTGCAGCCATGACTGTTCCTCAAAACCATCTAGATATTTCAGTTCAAGATTTTTCCTCACTAGCCTGACCAAGAAATCAGACTTGCTGAGAATTCTACTGCACCAACTTAATTTTCACTGAAAACTAAATGAGAATTCAACTCACAGAACTTGAAGTGGAAGATTAAGCATTAACTCTCTGTGACACCTATGTAATTGTCAATGGTACAAATATAAGAAaggtatataaatatgtgtatatatagaataACTGCGGTAGATctacaaatatgtattttaacataTCTTTCCCAAAAGATGTATTGATTACCATAAATAGCAGTTTTACATAGTCACAGAAAGACTTTCATAGAAACCACATATTTTTTAAGTGGTGCTTTTTTTCCTCAGTTTTATATAgacctaggggaaaaaaatcgTGATTGCTAATATACAGTAAACACTATACAAAGTGGGATTTCACACTACAATCGATAGTTACAtattcagtagcattaagtatgAATCTGCTTTATAAGGACATTATACTTTTACAGGAAAATGTTTTACTAAGTATTAGTATCTGGTGCATATGTTAGAAAGGATAAGATTATGAAAGTTTACTACTGTATTCTAACAATAAAGACATTACTGAGTCAAATGTCATTAAAAGTTATTTGCTATTCAAAGCATAAAATGATGAACAAAGTATTTTCATTTGACCCAAACTAATCCTCCTGAAGTGTCACTTTTAGTTAAACtcaattttaaatttcaagtatGGCTCATATAGAGTAATTTGTAGCTACACACATTCATAGTAAGCAAGAATTAAGTTTTTCTGTGACACAACTCTATAGTGGATAAAAAGAACCTACACAGTGATTAGACACAGAACAGTCACCTGTTGTTAAAATCTATGTCCATGCTGggtcaatcatttattttttatcatatatcAATAACTTTGAATCCCACTATCTAATATATATTAAGTATCACTTAAATCTACTGAAAGCACACAGCATACAAACTAAATGCATCCTCGAATTCTCTTTGACACATCAAGAGCCTTCAGTGCAACTTTTCTTCCTGTTATAAACAGCACGAAATGAGCCTGTGACCCTCTGGTATACTCTGTTCATTCCTCCGTGACTCCAAGAAACAGATCAGGAAAACCACAGAACAAGACAAATATAAACTTTTCATAGACAGTTACTGGTCATCATCCAGagcctgcattcattcattcaaaagttTGAAAGTGCTTCAGAATATAATTCACAGTTTAAGCTACACTAATGCATTATGCTGCAGTTtcaactgatgaataaatgaGACTCCTTTAAAAGTCCTTTAAAACACTTTTCAAATATACAACTGACTTTTGGGGTGTGTGTGAAAACTTAGCTGAAATTGACTCAAGCTCTAGAATTCTGAGGACTGGTGCTATTCTGTACTTCCAGAAGTTATCTTCTTAATAACTTAgtataaatttctttcatttttgccatcaaatttctaaaaattaaattaaaatatttttaagagagttaactaaaacatttttttctactctGGGAATCCTTTGTTATGAAAATAAAGGCCTTTACTTGTAgaccaacaaataaaaataaagcaaaataaattacgAATACTGAACACTGTTAACCTTTTTAAacctataaaaataaactttaaaactgCAACAGAAGTAAGACGTTTACATCTTGTAGATTTTAGACTATTTACATGGGAGGGGTTATGTGTAGAATTTGCTGTGCACACAATGTCAAAAGTGTAAAccatcttcatttaaaaattttccccttTCACTGCTGCTGGCAGTGTGGCTTGTCCTGTTCCAAAGGTTTCAGGACAGCTCAAAACCAGCAATATAGTGAAGTCCAGTTATGCTAAAAGTCTCCTACCTGAATTATGGACATCCGGGTGGCGGGAGTCTCGCTTGCATTAGTCCCTTGTCCGGTGAAGCTGGTGTGGCAGCCCGCGTGCCCCTGGGGGACAGTCAAGTTGTTGGAAGCTGGTTTGAGGTACATCACCTCCGACCGGGGCGAGCTGAGGGGGAGGCGGGTCTGGTAGTCGAAATACATGGGGGAGGTGGCTAGGGAGGGGCTGCTCACCACGTTCATGACGTTCATGGCGTTCCTCTCCTCCACTTCGCTCTGCACCAGCATGATATCATTTTTGTTGATCTTCTTCTTCTTGCCCTTGCCCCCGCCCAGCTGCGGGTGGCTGTACTCTGCGATGCGGCAGTTGTAAGTGCGGATCTCCTTGTTCTCGCGCTTGCACTTGACGGCGATAGTGATCATGGCCGCTAGGAGGATGATAGAGACAGTGCTCAGAGTCACGATGAGCGGCAGCGACATGTCCCAGTGGTGCTGCTCGCCGTTCACCCGGGGTACCCCCTCAGGCAGGGAGCCGCTCACCGAGCGGATGATGAGCTTGGCCACCGCGGACAGGGTGGGCTTGCCGTGGTCGGTCACCTTCACCACCAGCTCCACCACGGGCGTCACGTCCTCCCAGAAGGGGTGCAGCGTGCGGATCTCGCCGCTGGACGGATCGATCTCAAACAGGTGTTCGTCGTTGCCGTCCACAATCTCGTAGGTGAGACGCCCGCTCTCGCCGAAGTCGCTGTCGAGGGCGCGCACGGTGCTTACCAGGTACCCTAGGCCAGCGTTGCGCGGCACCTGCAGCTCAGCGGTGTCGTTTTGTAGTGTAGGCAGGACGATCACCGGCGCGTTGTCATTCACGTCTAGCACTGTCACCCTCACAGTGGCGTTGCTCTCCAGGTGCGCGGGCGCCCCCGAGTCCTTAGCAAGCACTTTGAACTCAAAGGCCTTGGTCTGCTCGTAGTTAAAGGAGCGCAGGGCATATATGGCTCCGTTGGTGGGGTTCACAGACACATAGGTATAGATGGACACGTCGCCGATGTGCGAAGGCAGAATGGAATAGGATACTGTGCCGTTTTGACCCAGGTCGGGATCCTGGGCGAGCACGGAGCCCAGGTACTCTCCTGGGATGTTGTTCTCATGCACCTGCAGCACGTAGAGTCCCTTGGTGAAACGAGGTGGGTTGTCATTCTCGTCCAGAATCTTGACCGCGAACGACTTGGTGGAGTTGAGTGGAGGCGAGCCCCCATCCCGCGCCACGATTGTCACATTGTACTCGTCCTGTGTCTCGCGGTCCAGCGGGCGGTCAGTCACCACAGTGTAGAAGTTGTCGTAGTTCTCCTCAAGCTTGAAGGGGACGGAACCCCCGGGCCCGCccaggccgccgccgccgccagtCCCTCCTCCGCCCAGGACCCGACATTGCAGCTGCCCGTTCTTGCCCGAGTCTCGGTCAGTGACCCGAACCAGGGCTATGACGGTGCCGGGAGGGGCGGCCTCGCTCAGCGCCCCCTGGCGCACGGAGACGAAACCGATAGACGGCGCGTTGTCGTTGCGGTCAATAAGCTTGACTGTGACCTTGCAGTGGGCCGGGATAGGGTTAGGCCCGAGGTCTCGGGCCTGCACGTCGATCTCCAGCATCCCATTCTCCTCATAGTCCAGGTTGCCCTTAACACGGATCAGGCCGGTCTTGGGGTCGATGGAGAAGAGCTCCCGCACGCGGTCAGGCACGTAGCTACTGAAGGAGTAGAGCACTTCGCCGTTGGGCCCCTCATCAGCATCGGTGGCGTTGAGATCGATGACTACGGTGCCCAGCGGGGCGTTCTCGGGCAGTTCCACCAGGTAGGAGGGCGCCTCGAAGACCGGGCTGTTGTCGTTGGAGTCGATCACCTTCACGTTGATCTGCACTGTGGCGGAGCGCGGCGGCTCGCCGCCATCCAGGGCAGTCAGCACGAGCGTGTGGTGGTTCTGCTGCTCACGGTCCAGCGCCTTCTGGATGACCAGCTCTGGGAACTTGGTGCCGTCGCCGCGGGACTTGACGTCCAGTGCAAAGAGGCCATGGTCGTCGCGCGTGAGCAGATAGGTGCGGAGCCCGTTCTCGCCGGCGTCGGGGTCATGTGCGCTGGTGAGGGGGAAGCGGGTGCCGGGGGCCGCGTTTTCCGAGATGTCCATTTCGATCTGGTCGGAGGGGAAGGAAGGCGCATTATCGTTGATGTCCTGGATCTCTACCTTGATCATGCAGATCTCCTTGTCGTTGGCGAATACCTCGAGGGACAGCTGGCACTTGGCGTTGTGGCGGCACAAGGACTCGCGGTCGATGCGCTGCTTGGTGTAGAGGATCCCGCTGTCGGTGTCCACGTCCAGCAGGTTCGGCGCCGAGTTCTCCAGCACCTGGTAGCTACCCGACTTGCTGcgtccgccgccgccgccgccgccgccgcgttCAGCCGGCGGAAGCCCGGGCTGCAGTCGGACATCCTTGCAGATGTTGCCGATCACCGTGCCGGTCCCCTGCTCCTCCGGCACCGAGTAGTTGAGGTTTTTGAGCGTCAGGGCAGGGGCCCATAGAAGGAAGCAGCAACAGATGGAAAGGTACATCCCAGAccggtggggtgggggcaggagcatCCGGACTGGAGGGATGAGCGGGTGGGTGCGCGCCAGCCTGGGGCCCGGGCGCAGCGTGTGAGCGCAGCGAGAGCCACAAGTCTGTGAGTCCCTTCTTCCCCCGCACCGGGGCTGCGGCACCGGGCGGTCTCTCCTTATTCTGCTCAAGTTCCCCGAACCTGTTGATCTACAGCATCCGCACTAGGCGAGAAGCAGCGGCGCAACGGAGCTGCAGGGGATCAGAGCAAGGCGGCGGCTCCTTGGCGGCTGCGGGCGAGCCCGGGGTTCTGTCTCTCCCGCCCGGACTACGGGATGCTCAAACTTGAGCGATGAGGACGGCGATAAGAAGGAAATCAAGTCTGGGAGGGATGATAATGAGCTAGAGAATCGGTAGGTTTTCCTCGCTCCCACTAGGGCTCTGCAAATCTACTCCCGCCCGTAGCCTCCGGAATACTCTTCACATCGGGTGGAGGAGGGTGCGGGGAGGTGTGTCTCCAGGCAGATCGGAAAGTGAAATCCTTACTTGTTACTCGTCTCCCGTGATGAAATTGATGGGGTTGAGGAGCAACGAAGAGAGAGTCacagatatattttgaagctccCCCGGCGCACCGTGAAATGTCTGCTTGCTGCGCGGGCTGGTCGGTTTTCAGGCAGTGTTTTGCTGCATTTAGAGATCCAATCTTGCATTGCTGGCTGAGGCAGCGGCGGTGGCGGACTGCATCTCCCAGCCAAgcgtattttctctctctcctttccgaGCAGCcaaagggaggggaggaaatgcAGCGTAAAGAACTAGTGTCCCGATTTGTAGTTTCCTCTCCCCACCAggctcctccctctcttcctcggAAAAGGCTCTCCcctgaaatcaagaaagccacaGCCTGATCAGCATTTGCGGTGTGATTCTATTGGGAGGGggaaatatatagatatatctcCGCCTCTGTTCGCAGAACACACTGTGATTTCTTTACGCCAAGCCAGTAGCCGCCGCTACCATCCCATCCTCTCCCCGCGAGCAAGGACTTCTCTTCATGCAGTTTAATTCCAGTTTGCTTTTCTTCCCAGGCGAAAGGAAATCAACAGGCAACTCATGGTTGGACGTGCAGATttgaagggggaggggaggcggaATAAAAAGGAAGGGGGAGCCACCCTCCCAGTcctcgcacacacacactctccctgTCTCTCGCTAGAAGGGAAACAGTCTCTGCATTCACAGGGCTGGGCTGTCAAGtgcctctcttttctttctattcagCATCTCCTTCCAATGGCCCTGCCTCTCAGTCCTCttcatttagaaaagaaaaccttGGCGAGGAATAAAAGTGGTGAATATTTGAAGGAAATAAAGTcagttttttcttccaaaaaaaaaaaaatgttttttgatagTAGGAGGAGTGGGCTGGATGAAAGGAACACATCAAGGTTTGGCGTGATGCATTCTGCagtctctctcagtctctctcagtctctctgggCGACTCAGGGAGGACAGGGGTGAGGAGCTGTGGCCCGGCGATCCAGGCAGGGGCACCCACGCTGGGGAGCTTCCTCCGAGGGGATGTTAGGCACAGGAGTGTCTACACATTATTTCGGGTTCTCGAGGAGCCTCGACATACGGGAATGACACATCCAGAAATGCAGGTGTCCCAGTCTGCCGGATGACTCAGAAGCAGCGGAACGAATCGTATTCACTCTCGCCTCATGGTCCTCCCTTCACAGACGTTAGTTGCGGCTTCTTCCTAACGCTCTCTGACTCACTCTACAGAAAGAAGAGCCAGATTCacgtttgggggaaaaaagaaaaagcgagagaaagggaggaagggagaaaggtgAAGCTGAATCCAGCAGCACTTTTACTCTACCTCTTTCTGCCGGAGTCCGAGGTTCTGGAAAACAAGGCGTCTGCTTTGCTaggtgtatttgtttatttatttatttattattattttatatttttaaaaaaacctttcctCTTGATTAGGCTTGAGGCACCCCCCAAATTTGTCAGAGTCTTGGAAAACAATGTTCAGGTTTCCAGTAATTGTTCACAGCTTAGCCCCGCATCATAGTTCGAGATTTTCCTCAGTG
Above is a genomic segment from Cynocephalus volans isolate mCynVol1 chromosome 7, mCynVol1.pri, whole genome shotgun sequence containing:
- the PCDH17 gene encoding protocadherin-17 → MYLSICCCFLLWAPALTLKNLNYSVPEEQGTGTVIGNICKDVRLQPGLPPAERGGGGGGGGRSKSGSYQVLENSAPNLLDVDTDSGILYTKQRIDRESLCRHNAKCQLSLEVFANDKEICMIKVEIQDINDNAPSFPSDQIEMDISENAAPGTRFPLTSAHDPDAGENGLRTYLLTRDDHGLFALDVKSRGDGTKFPELVIQKALDREQQNHHTLVLTALDGGEPPRSATVQINVKVIDSNDNSPVFEAPSYLVELPENAPLGTVVIDLNATDADEGPNGEVLYSFSSYVPDRVRELFSIDPKTGLIRVKGNLDYEENGMLEIDVQARDLGPNPIPAHCKVTVKLIDRNDNAPSIGFVSVRQGALSEAAPPGTVIALVRVTDRDSGKNGQLQCRVLGGGGTGGGGGLGGPGGSVPFKLEENYDNFYTVVTDRPLDRETQDEYNVTIVARDGGSPPLNSTKSFAVKILDENDNPPRFTKGLYVLQVHENNIPGEYLGSVLAQDPDLGQNGTVSYSILPSHIGDVSIYTYVSVNPTNGAIYALRSFNYEQTKAFEFKVLAKDSGAPAHLESNATVRVTVLDVNDNAPVIVLPTLQNDTAELQVPRNAGLGYLVSTVRALDSDFGESGRLTYEIVDGNDEHLFEIDPSSGEIRTLHPFWEDVTPVVELVVKVTDHGKPTLSAVAKLIIRSVSGSLPEGVPRVNGEQHHWDMSLPLIVTLSTVSIILLAAMITIAVKCKRENKEIRTYNCRIAEYSHPQLGGGKGKKKKINKNDIMLVQSEVEERNAMNVMNVVSSPSLATSPMYFDYQTRLPLSSPRSEVMYLKPASNNLTVPQGHAGCHTSFTGQGTNASETPATRMSIIQTDNFPAEPNYMGSRQQFVQSSSTFKDPERASLRDSGHGDSDQADSDQDTNKGSCCDMSVREALKMKTTSTKSQPLEQEPEECINCTDECRVLGHSDRCWMPQFPAANQAENADYRTNLFVPTVEANVETETYETVNPTGKKTFCTFGKDKREHTILIANVKPYLKAKRALSPLLQEVPSASSSPTKACIEPCTSTKGSLDGCEAKPGALAEASGQYLPTDSQYLSPSKQPRDPPFMASDQMARVFADVHSRASRDSSEMGAVLEQLDHPNRELGRESVDAEEVVREIDKLLQDCRGKDPVAVRK